In Drosophila teissieri strain GT53w chromosome 2R, Prin_Dtei_1.1, whole genome shotgun sequence, the following proteins share a genomic window:
- the LOC122614604 gene encoding uncharacterized protein LOC122614604 encodes MQPRIDDSSPSAAARTLASSSSRSSWPENEGSASGSDSLLTSSTASLLPPQDNRRSLGPGPGLLIFPGTGQRHQHNPNGSTGSKTIAKANDGNVAINQPAAGRSIRSFRRPPLWQPPPQDHAQRGQQGQQGQQEKEVLEGPNRRMACLAKGQAFIIEFLQGSSIHGFIYLAKLGLSFVERVLWLAFICVALFSIISLSKRTWHRFQTSPMVISMDRNKLVWNTSFPSLTVCPHKRIDELKVEEYILANPEQFLSEEDQEDFRDFIVKLASLTYDNLETLPLNKSYGIPSTKYLDLLYELKWGFEPEISSGAAVKMFIYETQTEFGICHSVNSMVARYNSFDYWRSGEWSLMDHGDRVTVHPLDGEIYAQIINLSTAYDVYFHGAGDIPSISKQRYTFPESDYTTVELIALEIFTNEEARAFSTKQRSCRFNYEAEDMMTVPIYSFGLCLSECRMFFALRVCGCVPHFYRNRLRNGRRLPVCGLEGIGCLVKIKREIISLKSDKYKINCNCLANCDDSNFFVQSYRSRVWFLGANLQWGILEHPKMQLRREVLFSFADVLVYIGGLVGFFLGCSALSFTEIIYYFTARFVRRMFCN; translated from the exons ATGCAACCGCGAATCGACGACAGCTCGCCGTCAGCAGCGGCAAGGACACTGGCATCCTCGtcgagcaggagcagctggccgGAGAACGAAGGATCCGCATCCGGCAGCGACTCGCTGCTGACGTCGTCGACAGCTTCCCTGCTCCCCCCGCAGGACAATAGGAGGAGTTTGGGTCCGGGTCCTGGATTGCTGATATTTCCCGGCACCGGTCAAAGACATCAGCATAATCCGAATGGCAGCACGGGCAGCAAAACAATTGCAAAAGCTAATGACGGGAACGTGGCCATTAATCAGCCAGCAGCAGGCAGGAGCATTCGCTCCTTTCGACGTCCTCCACTGTGGCAGCCACCGCCACAGGATCACGCGCAGCGGgggcagcaggggcagcaggggcagcaggaGAAAGAGGTCCTGGAGGGGCCAAATCGGAGGATGGCCTGTTTGGCCAAAGGACAGGCCTTCATAATCGAGTTCCTGCAGGGCTCCTCCATACACGGATTCATTTATTTGGCCAAACTGGGCCTGAGTTTCGTCGAACG cGTCCTCTGGCTGGCGTTCATCTGCGTGGCATTATTCAGCATCATTTCGCTGAGCAAACGCACTTGGCATCGCTTTCAGACCTCGCCAATGGTTATATCCATGGATCGGAATAAGCTGGTCTGGAACACCAGTTTTCCATCGCTGACGGTGTGTCCGCATAAGCGGATCGATGAGTTGAAAGTGGAGGAGTACATACT CGCCAATCCCGAACAATTTCTGTCCGAGGAGGATCAAGAGGATTTCCGCGATTTTATTGTGAAACTTGCCAGCCTCACTTACGACAACTTGGAGACACTGCCGCTGAACAAGTCATATGGGATACCCAGCACCAAGTACTTGGACCTGCTCTACGAATTGAAATGGGGCTTCGAGCCGGAAATCAGCAGTGGCGCCGCCGTCAAAATGTTCATCTACGAGACGCAAACGGAgtttggcatttgccattCAGTCAACTCGATGGTGGCACGCTACAACTCCTTCGA CTACTGGCGTTCCGGGGAGTGGAGCCTCATGGACCACGGCGACCGGGTGACTGTGCATCCGCTGGACGGCGAGATCTACGCCCAGATTATCAACCTCTCGACGGCCTACGATGTTTACTTCCACGGTGCCGGCGATATTCCGAGTATTTCGAAGCAGAGGTACACATTCCCGGAAAGTGACTACACCACCGTGGAGCTCATCGCCCTGGAGATCTTCACCAACGAGGAGGCCAGAGC CTTCAGCACCAAGCAGAGGAGCTGTCGCTTCAACTACGAGGCCGAGGACATGATGACGGTGCCCATCTACAGCTTTGGCCTCTGTCTCTCGGAGTGCAGGATGTTCTTTGCGCTGCGGGTCTGCGGCTGCGTTCCGCACTTCTACAGGAACCGCT TGCGAAATGGCCGGAGGTTGCCTGTTTGCGGACTGGAGGGCATCGGATGCCTGGTCAAAATTAAAC GCGAGATAATCTCGTTGAAATCggacaaatacaaaatcaatTGCAACTGCTTGGCCAACTGCGATGACTCCAACTTCTTTGTGCAATCCTAC CGCTCGCGTGTCTGGTTTTTGGGAGCCAACTTGCAGTGGGGTATTTTGGAACACCCGAAAATGCAG CTTCGGCGGGAAGTGCTTTTCTCCTTCG
- the LOC122614682 gene encoding uncharacterized protein LOC122614682, with amino-acid sequence MAKLTSISEYDYRDLDFNMTTVAMRSTTAPPDTNLKVYGLLFILVVIVGFIVVCTACMALLVLFGCMKSFFCIRCRRSDEFTERDP; translated from the coding sequence ATGGCCAAGTTGACTTCTATATCTGAGTACGATTATAGAGATCTAGACTTCAACATGACAACTGTGGCGATGCGATCGACCACCGCACCACCGGATACTAACCTTAAGGTCTATGGACTTTTATTCATATTAGTCGTCATTGTGGGCTTCATTGTGGTGTGCACTGCATGTATGGCCCTTCTCGTCCTTTTTGGTTGCATGAAGTCCTTTTTCTGTATTCGCTGTAGGCGGAGTGACGAGTTTACAGAACGGGATCCCTGA
- the LOC122614321 gene encoding uncharacterized protein LOC122614321 produces MSYQNILGLLLLLTPAAIHAYGDQSRHRLYLQSDYALQTISTQLVAQAIELVDYVVEDLLVLDSQNSILLGYLDRFDAFTAVNANKTEQKLNAFYGVIGDYLDSDTTGDPLRTSSIETQLIALCLQRNGFDRWKRTVQTRTSQLQKLIYRKLRKHLESIDREDRLAVERRWKRILTRGGARRLEKLRAFVKWLGNFRD; encoded by the exons ATGAGCTACCAGAATATCCTAGGCCTTCTGCTCTTG CTGACCCCTGCCGCGATCCACGCGTATGGAGATCAAAGTCGCCATCGGTTGTATTTGCAATCAGATTACGCCTTGCAAACAATCAGCACTCAGCTAGTCGCTCAGGCAATCGAGCTGGTGGACTATGTGGTGGAAGACCTGCTCGTCTTGGACTCGCAGAACTCCATTCTCCTGGGCTACTTGGATCGCTTCGACGCCTTCACTGCCGTAAACGCGAACAAAACCGAGCAGAAGCTAAATGCCTTCTATGGCGTGATTGGGGACTATCTGGATTCGGATACCACAGGAGATCCACTGCGAACTTCGAGTATCGAGACCCAGCTGATTGCCCTTTGCCTGCAGCGCAACGGATTCGACCGCTGGAAGCGAACAGTTCAAACGCGGACTTCGCAGCTCCAGAAGCTGATATACCGAAAGTTGAGGAAGCACCTGGAGTCCATCGACAGGGAGGATCGATTGGCCGTGGAGCGCAGGTGGAAGAGAATCCTCACTCGTGGCGGAGCCCGCAGATTGGAGAAGCTGAGAGCGTTCGTCAAATGGCTGGGAAATTTTCGAGATTAG